A segment of the Anthonomus grandis grandis chromosome 11, icAntGran1.3, whole genome shotgun sequence genome:
gaccagtagtgacagttctgcttattaacatagccatttagggtgaatgtcctcatcagaaaaaaggatccactccgaagatatgcgattttcatcaatggcgttcatcattaattcacagaacggaactccaataactcttgaacgggttgcattttataaggtcgtttgtttgcactttttaaaatttttagcacagatttatgatgaatagagttttcgcgagctactcttttGGCTGCAGTTactggattttcttccatcgctaacaatacatttaaatactgggtgttttcatcgattttagaagacctttgtcttgaaacatccctcacgtaccgaacttctcgaaatctgctttcgattttactaaccgtgccttggttaataggtggcaaatctggctATTTTTGCCtaacaacctctagctgagtacgacttctgtccccataaccaatcatcattaagatttcaatcttgtgggattcggataaataaggctttttttcaatataagttaacttatttaacaactggttgaaattcactttaacagtgataGTACAATAAtatcaggaaatgtctcgatactaataaaataaacaaacaccccaaaaatttaccaacacaaaatatttcgagacttttaataatttaatgtttttttttcgtatttctcctttagataatcacaaaagtaaatagggcaatttaatcaggaaaaagggctctttttaatgagagtttaaaaaaagtggctttccatttgaaaaaaaaaagtttgggttaatttggaccccccctgtaagtgaaaaaatacaaaaactatcttgaaatgtgaaaaaaaataaacagtcgAAAAATAAATCGATgagtctcaggaattttgccaaataaaatttgattagttttaactgaatttatttcagttaaagtcaccacactgtatattgtCCTGTACATAACTGCGATTATTTCCATAAAACTTCAATAGAATTTAATCAGAGAAGGTTTTTctgatttaaataaactaaactgTGATTATATAACTCGTAATAATGATAGCACAAATATACAGAAATCACTTTTTTTGAGGATCATAATTTTGACaattagtagaaaaaaatattataaagaaaattataacttTGTTGGACCTAAAAATTCCAAGAGGAAAAATGTTAAACAaagattcttttttaattatattccaATTTTAAATGCTAAGTACACTTTTAAAAGATAAGAATGTCTTAAATGAGTTTTTTTCGTTACCAGAAACTCAACCAGTAAGCAGTGTTTTCAAGACTTTTCTGATGGTTTTAGTTACCTATACACCgagtattttgaaaataataaaaattgctttaaaataattttgatgcctttgaaatttgtatttttctctaGGACccgctaaaataaaatatagattaGTTGGTATAACTAGGTTGATATAACTCTTGTAAATCTTTCTCCCTGGATCACAGGTAGAAAttgctattaaataatatttataaaggaGTTAAAAGCATTTCATCtttaaacgaattaaaatttaaagagtttttaaaaaacttcttacGAAATAGATATTACGAATATGCTGATCAAAAAGATGAacctaaatttataattaaaattgtaaatgccTTAACACTTAAATACAAGGTATAggataacaaaaattattattttgtttttaaagtaaatatgcACATTTTTTGTAACTGTCGACGAATTAAACATTAACGAAATCCCACTCACATCCTGCATCTTAGAAATTAATACCTCTTAGATAATAAACAACATACttattaatatcaataagtatgttgttattattattattattttttaatatataaatttttcttagaTTTAAATGATGCTTCTGCGGTTTCAATATATTTAGTTTACCGCGAGAAAGAACAACTATTGAATATTGAACCATTTGACAGACCACTTTGGAGATTCTTTTAGTCTGCAGTTATTATCTGCTACTTATTGATATCTGctagttattatttttatctataaccTACAATACCTGAAAGAAATAACTACATTATTAGAACTAGTTCAAAGAatgtttctaaaaatttatCCAGATTCTGGATCGAAATCCAAAAAAGTCAATCCCACAAagggaaaaatatttaatttcataaatataaaacaagttAGGTATTTTGCCATAATGTTTACAAGTAACTAATACGATGACTTAATActgattttgttatttttgtttttttatttgtaggtatatatttaaacttttttttcatgtttttgcaacattaaaatatttaagttatatcttataatttttaagtaagtaTAATTTATATGTATACTTTTCAGTTTAAGTTTTGTTAggttaaaatctttaaattttatgtttttgttaacTTACCTgttaatttcctgaaaaaaaaacctggaaaaaaaataatttggtttaggtattttctttttttttaaacctgttatattataaaataaggtaattttactttacattatttttcaagaaaagcTGGATTTTACTACTTACTTTTACATAGAAATCTAcgtaaatttacatatttatattacattatccTTCTTGTGAGTTAACTTGGAAATTGTACTGAATATACCatgtaaaaattacataacCTATACAGTATATTGACATAGATATTTTACACAGCCTATTATGTATCTATTGAAGTTTACATatgaaatcaaattttatataatatgttatGGTAACAAAATTGCCGACGTAATATTATGGCAATTTACAATTTGCTTTTTATCAGTGTAATTGtgcaacttaaaaaaattaagctacaAATCCTATACCTcagaattttgttaaaataccaGCCAAATTCTATTCAGGTGATTCAGGTGACATAATTCatttcaaattctttaaaatgaagctgaataaaataattaaaataaaattattgttatatacTTTTGGAGATTCTTCTGGTTCATATAATAGTGCTCTATTTAGTTTCAAAACTTttgatttctttaatttaatacctGTTGGAAGATAAATATAAACATCACTTTTAAGTAATCTATACAAAGATGTGGTTAGTATGCCCATTTGTCTTAAATCCCAGTCTTTTTGTAATGCAATAAGTAGCTTTATTGTTGAACTTTTAGCTACTAGTGAGTAATTTCATTCAAATAAGTTCTTCTCTTTAATTTAAAGAGAACCCTTTGTTAACTTTAACCTTTAACCCTTTTGCTACTACTTTAGCCTTCTTTGTCCCATTTTCGTTTAATTTTGATTTGCCTTTTTCAGTCCCAAAATTTGCCTTAGTTTTCATCAACACTTCTAATATTTGCCACTGCTCAAACAATGAGATTATCCTAAATGCCCAAAATGTGTGTTCTGTTTAGGATCAGTTTTAGTCCAAAGCTTCAATAGACATTTCCCCTGacaaaaatttttctttcaaattgcGGATCTAAATTTTGCCAGAAACCGTGACAAAAAAAACAACGATGAGTCCATGGTATAAAACCGAAGGCAGCCgtcaataaatataattcatCCCCATCACGTTGGCGCTTCTCCTCCGGGATCTCCGGGGGTAAAACAAGCCATTTGAATGCATAGTTGTCCGTCAGTCAGGGTGACATTACTGCGCGCCAGCGACCGCCGCTTCTCTCCCTCGGTTCCTCCAAATCGCCAATAAATTGTCATAAAACCGTCAGATCGTCTGATTTGACAGCTCCGGGGTAATTAAAGATGGGATTTATGGCACCGCCGCCGCCGCCCGGATCCCGATTTTCGGGACTCCGGGTTTGTTCCATCGCTTAACGTGTCGGGAAGGGGGTTTTATCTCCCGCTTAGGATCGCCCGGTGTCTTGCTAACTGGGCACGTATAAGAAGTGCTTGATGGGAAATGGTATTAAGATCTACGCTGTGCTGATTTTTCCATATAAGATCATATCTGAATTAGGTTCAGTTTTATTAGATAGCGAGATATCTAATAAACCTACTCCTCTATATTGCAGATACAGATGTCACGCGAGTAGAACGGATATCTGCTTCATGAATTAATGGTGCAAGGCAAGTGGCGTAGTAGCCTTTTCAAGTAGTGTTGCTGTTTTTACTACAGTCATTTCTCGTTAACCCATTATAAACCGTAAATTCCATTTTGTCACAACATTGGGTCAATCATCCACTGAAATCAAAAgagaaatcaaaacaatattaCAGGATGTTTTCATTGACAATATATATATCTTTCTTATATAGCTAAAAAAGTAGATTCTGAATACCAATCTGAGGGAAAAAAACTCGCAGCTTGACAAAAAATAACAGGCACCCTCCAGTACAAATATACGAATATTTGGACTATATGAAATTACTAACCTATATTGCAAGGAATAAGACAAAATGTACAGTTGGTTTAAGCTATATATAACTTAATATGCAATATgattcttaatttataaaaacatttcatTGAAATTTCTAGTTCAAAAAAAATGAACGTTAACTAACTTGGTAAATATCATTTGATGAGTAAAAATACtctacataatattataaaacactttttgaAAACTCCAATTTTTTAAACCGAATATGTTAGAATATGTTATGTTCTACGTGAATATGTCACCCCATTAGTGCGTCAATCAGTTAACATCGGGTCTTGGCGTTAACGCATAACTTATGACTGAAACCATTCTATAACtgcaaattatattaatttgtgttttgttttcaACATTTTGGCGCGACTCTATAACTTCGTGTGTATatgtattgaaaaaataaagtaagtgcaATGCTAACTTGCAACATTTGTAGTGCTTCTTTATACTCAATTCATGCTTATTATaagcaacaatttttaaattttgagttaGAACTGCAAAGGTATaaatgatttagaaaatatttaacacaaatTTGCGAAAAAAGATAATTATCGACTCCTATGTTTTATGTGTTCTGCGCCTCAATGTTCTTATTAAGGtgataaaaaacaaagtttgtCAACCCGCTCACACCCTGCATATTAGAACATTTCAATCAAGCCTTAGAACGAAAATGTCTATTAAAGGCCATAATTGGTTAAAGGcaaaaatttcttttgtaaTAAAGGTAACATAAGATCATATGTAATGAGACAATACCagtaaaattatacaaataatagCACACATTCAATTGCTGAAAATTCATTGCATCCCAGTACATCCACCATACACATACTACAAGTGTTAAAGGTTATTTCGatgataaaattacaaaaacagaAATTACAATGGACCAACATTTGTCTTGAAAGAATTTGATTGTATTgaagaattcgattttttcaatttgcgttaataaaaattttgtgaCAAAGAAACGTGACCAACGTTCTTTGTACGTTCTTCtaataatcataaaattattcttaattattAGATAGTAACATTATTTTGATGTTTAATACATTTCTCATCTGCaatttttgaaacaattaatattattattattattaactagaTAAATTTCATTCGgaaaattactgaaaatttacaaaaactatatcaatttaaggtatttattaCTTCAAATTTTATAGAACCAATCACTGAACAGCTTACGGCCAACGTAAAGTTACTATAATTcacatttttgcttttttatagTGTTACCGATagagtacaaaaataaaataaaataaatatttgaagcactaaaataaaaaaatgccataaaaccTCAATTAATGTAGACAGTTATAAGCCCTCGGCAGTACTAGTTACTAGATAAACTATACTGTTAAATTTCCATCAAGCTTAATAAACATGGTTCATATCATGTAACTATCTCGCAAGGAATCCCATAAAGGTCAATTTTGTCTTCACTCTTAAGTACCATTTACGTATCTTTTTTACCCTACTCTTTTAACAAATGCTTCTTTGAACTTTATGCGGATGACACCCAAATTTATTTATCCTTCGACTGGACCGATGTTGCCGAGGGTTGTAATAGCAATATGAACTTGGAATTAAATAAACTCTCCTTAGATCATtctctttttaaattcaaatgaatTTGCGTAATgctgttttgaaaaaaaaaaactatattgaaGCTAATACAGATCTGATTCAAAGTGAAGTTACCTATCAAAAATAATGTTCGTAATTAaggtatttattttgataatatattaaGATTTACCACTCATGTTTCTAAATGCATAGAAAAGACATTTGTTAGACCAAAATTGTTCAACACCATTTTTCTTTCGTTTAATAATGTTCGGCTTCtacattcttttaatttaaaaacgtaaattttATAACTTGAGTTTGTTTTAGTATAAAATGGAGCGCTGAATGATTTTGTCGAGTAGCAAATAGCTTAGACTACGCCTTATTTTCAATACACGacgtttactatttttattattattactattatcaCCATAAGTTATTATCCGGTTGccatatttttgctattttctgAGCTAGGATATTTTGAAGGTTCGGCAACATTGCATCACTTCATGAAACAAAACCGCCCAGTTTAATTGGCCTACTCTGCTGTACGCATCAATCCTTTTACACCCGGAGCACCGTTGCCAAATGCAACAATTCTTCAGAAGCTATAGGCTAAAGTGtgtaatattctttattaaaataacaaaaaatatacaaaattattaaaaataaattaatggttATTATACACAGGTTCAATAACAAACTTTACTTGCGTAGCAGGCGTAAACTCCTCAAAAACCACTATTTCATTTTGCCCCTCTTTCAGTAGCGGAGCTGGCAAATACAAGGTCTGTTGAGGTCCCATTTTTGAGTATCTACTAAGCACAAATCCATTGACAATAACCACACCTTTAGTCCATTCTTCCATGTAAACATAAGTATCCCCAGGTGTTCCATCAATCCAGAGATAACCCTTATAAAGAGTTGGAGATGAGTTATCCACCACTGAAGAAACGTCTtgccaatattttaaattattggtcCAACTTTGTTTAAACTCTAAAGCATACATGATCCAGCTATAAATGGGCTCATCGTTAATCAAAACATCACCCTGCCAGATCCCTTTGTATTGCCTGTATGCACCTACATTAACTCGACCCCAGTTACTCACTAATAAATCGAGTTGAGCATCTACTAACTCCTCACTATTTAAAACCAAAGTGGAATCGTTGACTCTCCATGTTCCAAAGTTATTTAGATCGGCAGCTTTTTCCAAAACTGGTGACACTCTCTTACCATTAACCAGAACTATCACGGTATCACACACCCTTCCTTCTATTTTCAACACTGAATTCTTTGGCAAATTGAGCCCACGTTTTCTGTATACTACATATCCATAACTTTGTCCACTGCCATTGTTAATATCCATATTTTCCATAGAAACTGGAGAAGACGTCTGGAAAGATGGAGCTTGAGCAATAAGGTAACTTAACTCAAGCTGCTTCTCCATGGACACCCACGGGTAGTACACTCGACTAATCAGCTCAGGAGTATCAGGAAGTTTCGTTTGTATAGTGTTATATTGAGCTAGTAGCTCTTTTGCTGCCCAGTATTTATCAGTATAGTCTCCATTTTCAGCCAGGAGGGCGCTGTAGTCGTAGCTGTTTGTCATTggcaaaaaacctaaaaaagaagCAGGTTAATTAGAGAGAATTTCTAAGTAATCAATGTAATATATGATACATTGGATACATCTTTGAATGTTGCAAATTTGAAAatggataaaaatttaaaaaaaaaagtaaagaatgcATGTTAAAAAGTAGATGCCGTGAAAAGATAACCCTTCTTTTAATTGACCTTCTGTACAAACTGACAATGCTTTCAATGAAGTAGAAGataaataatagaataatagGATCACTAATATCTATTAGTCCCAATTGATCTCCAGATTTATTAAGGAAAAACATGACAGGTTTTGAACAGATAGACATACCTGTATTAAGATCATCAAAAGCTAAATTCTGAGCTCCACTTAAGAATCCAAAACTGGTACCTCCTATGAACATGTATAAGTTAACTGAAGCTGGATAAGCAAGAATAGCTGAATAATTGGTCTTGAAGTTATCCAAGGTCTTGGTCGTGTGTGAGCGTGACCAGTAGTCAAACCAGCCTTAAAGTTaataagcattaaaaaaatcatgattttcttgtaattttcaaTGGACTTACCTGACCAGTACTCCATAACCATCAAAGGCCTTCCGGGCTGCAAAGCCTTTAGATCATCCAAATTCTTTTCAACGTCCGAGTCAAAATTACCAGTCATCAAGAAATATTCAGTATAAGTTCCTGCGGTGCCTTTCCAAGGATTATCAGCTGTCACCAGGAGTTCCACAATGCCATTATCTAGCATTAACTGTCTAAGATGCCATAAATAGTTATGGTCCTGATAACCAGTTAGGGCATACTCGTTTTCCACTTGAAACATGATGATCGCTCCTCCCTTGGTGAACTGGTGTTTTGCCAAAATGGGCATCAGTACGTTAAACCATCTGCTAACGTAGTTCATGTAATACTCGTTGTTGGTTCTGACCCATAATTTTTCACCATCTCTAAGGATAAAACTTGGATAACCTCCAAACTCGAATTCTGCACAAATGAATGGACCGGATCTAATGATGACAAATAGATCTTCTTCTTGGGCTGTCTTAATAAATTCCTCGAGGTACAGGAAGTCGGACATTTCAGAACCTCCGCCACCAAAATCGTAACTAcctggagattttttttttagcttagtttaattattattatagtttttattaccAGATTCGTACTCGTGTAGGTTCCATGCAATGTATGTTTCAACAGCATTGCAACCTGCTGCCCTAAGTTTCCTTATTCTATCCCTCCAATATGCCCTTGGGACCCTAAAATAATGAATAGCTCCACTGtagatttttaaagtttttccatTCAGGATGAACTCTGACTGGTCCGCTGACAAACCGGAATGAATGCCATTTGACGTAAAGTATTCATAATTAGTAGGCAAGTCACTTGCGACAAGCTGAGTTAGAAGACCAACAACGAATATTAATGAAAACATTTTGGCAATTTAACGATATAAGTGTTTGTgttattctatttatttcaattttttagtaCAAGTggttaattttatcaaattgatATGGAGTGTTAGATAACggtaaaatacataaaaaataggaaaacaGTGCTTGAAAGTGTTTttgttacctaaaaaaatatattagtttaaaGTTCGCACCGCATGATAATCAAAATCGTGATTTTCCAACAACGTTTATTGTCAACAAATCAGCGTTCGTTTAATTGATTAATGGTTGAATGGCGGCAAACTTAGTCGCTTTATACCGCTTGCTTTATGAACAATCTGACCGGTAAATGTTAGCAGGTCTAGGTGCAAACTGACGTTATGCCAGATTATTCCGAATAAGCTGAAATTTATGGAGAACTAGAAGTGAAACAATATACGGCCAGATTGGATTAGGTCTCCCGTGATACCGCATTCCGATTGCCCGTAATCAATTTGCTTTTACTTTGATTTGTTGATGTACGCTGAAACCGTAATAATTATCCAGAGttgaaattatttcattttttaagtgCATGACGTGtaaccataaaaataattttaatggtaCTTGAAAGAAGAAATGGAATTTAAAGAGGACATGCTTTCATAACTTTAAGTATGGTTCAAGGGTTGCTAGATCTTGAGTCATGTGGGAGTAGAATGAAGATTAGGTGTAATAGGTAGcattttaaaagcaattatGATGTGTTTATCTTAATACTGAAATAGCAAAAGAAGTAATTCAAAGAGAGTGTGTCAATATTTGCCTTTGCATACAAAATGTccttattcaatttttattttaatccaaaATGTTACTAAAAAATAGGTAGCAAAAATAGGATTAAATTATATCGTACGCATAATCACCAACTGTATGATACAATAgattatttgaattatattttagagattaaaaaatataagcattACGCGATTAGGTTATAACATCCCGTATcgctttattaatatttatttatttattctgataCAATTGTGTAAAAAAGATATAAGAACTGTGGATAATCGtcttttgttgaaaaaaaattattttgtaagaataccaaaaaaattaaatgtaataattacaaaaaattataattattatttaattaatattaattttaaagttttccttATCCAACTTTCTTGttttctattaatataaataactagCATGGATAAAATCAGTTTGTTGAAAAAATACCAGGTGTTCtggaatttcaaatatttttttaagtcctTTTTTAACtaacataatacatattattaaaaaagaagttgacatttaaaaatttgttaactGCTTCGAATTGCTTGAATTGCTTTGAAGTTTTTCAAACTAACACCCTGCGGGATGAAAAGTTTTTACTGCGGTGTATGTGAACtttctttatataataaataaaataattccataATCCCATCTTGGTTGTTGGATTATTGATGTTACAGAAAtgatcaattttaaatttccacaATAATTATAGTCGAGgattaaatcaaaaaactttcaatgagaatttttttagaaaattacatttttgttgaaaaatatttaaaaaaacggaTACCTTAAGGAGTTAATTCCCTATATTAGTAAAAGGCTggatttcatcaaaaattgataaaaaatttcaaaaagaacatttAGTACAAGGATTTTGTGTTTCTGCCTTTGTAGCTAGATGtctaatataacataatatgcaaataacaataaaattgcctggcaaaaatcttaaattaatttaatatctatttatgtaaatagaatttttttagtcaGTATAAGAAGTTAATACTGCCAATGCTTTAACTAATCCGATTAGGAATTTAAGCTTTTATGAAAATGGTATTATATTGGCTCCAATTGATTGTGTGTCTGATGATTTAGGACAAACtgaacaaaattatataaagacTA
Coding sequences within it:
- the LOC126742327 gene encoding beta-galactosidase-1-like protein 3, whose protein sequence is MFSLIFVVGLLTQLVASDLPTNYEYFTSNGIHSGLSADQSEFILNGKTLKIYSGAIHYFRVPRAYWRDRIRKLRAAGCNAVETYIAWNLHEYESGSYDFGGGGSEMSDFLYLEEFIKTAQEEDLFVIIRSGPFICAEFEFGGYPSFILRDGEKLWVRTNNEYYMNYVSRWFNVLMPILAKHQFTKGGAIIMFQVENEYALTGYQDHNYLWHLRQLMLDNGIVELLVTADNPWKGTAGTYTEYFLMTGNFDSDVEKNLDDLKALQPGRPLMVMEYWSGWFDYWSRSHTTKTLDNFKTNYSAILAYPASVNLYMFIGGTSFGFLSGAQNLAFDDLNTGFLPMTNSYDYSALLAENGDYTDKYWAAKELLAQYNTIQTKLPDTPELISRVYYPWVSMEKQLELSYLIAQAPSFQTSSPVSMENMDINNGSGQSYGYVVYRKRGLNLPKNSVLKIEGRVCDTVIVLVNGKRVSPVLEKAADLNNFGTWRVNDSTLVLNSEELVDAQLDLLVSNWGRVNVGAYRQYKGIWQGDVLINDEPIYSWIMYALEFKQSWTNNLKYWQDVSSVVDNSSPTLYKGYLWIDGTPGDTYVYMEEWTKGVVIVNGFVLSRYSKMGPQQTLYLPAPLLKEGQNEIVVFEEFTPATQVKFVIEPVYNNH